CATGTCCTGATAATCGACTTCTAAAAGATCTACATAGTGTTTCTCTGTAACTTTTACCGATGAGTGACCTAAGAACTTGGATACTCTATAAATATCAACGCCCTTTTGTATAAGGCGAGCACCTGCGGTTTTACGAAGTGTATGTAAATTAGCATCCGGTATTTTGGCAGTGTGGAATAATCGGCGCGATAGCGATTGTGACACGGCTGAGTATGTATATGGGAACGGTACTCGTTCCTTTCTCCGAGAGTTCAGAATGGAGCGAAGCGTATCATTCAGAGGT
The window above is part of the Candidatus Neomarinimicrobiota bacterium genome. Proteins encoded here:
- a CDS encoding tyrosine-type recombinase/integrase, with translation MSQSLSRRLFHTAKIPDANLHTLRKTAGARLIQKGVDIYRVSKFLGHSSVKVTEKHYVDLLEVDYQDMSDLLEDSTKVVSKVSEARANGWGKVA